Sequence from the Fragaria vesca subsp. vesca linkage group LG4, FraVesHawaii_1.0, whole genome shotgun sequence genome:
CTCACACAATTATTTATTCATAATAGTGATGTCCATCTCATGGCTTTCAGTATATATGCTTAAAACCTTCCCGAGCTCCATATATATAACGTACTGATTGCATGACAAAGCTATTGCAATATGCATTTTCCTACTATACAGACTTCAGGGTCTACAGTGCGCACGTAGTAGCATCCACTGATGTGTCCTTCACATTTTTAGGCTTGTACATATATAAGTAGGGTCCGGTTTAAGAGACATTAAATTTGACACACATTTTGACACTATTTTCTAACCATTAGATTTTAAAACATTCAAGGGTCTAGATCAATTATAAATATGATGTCAACATATAAACAAATGATGTGGCAAATGACTTGGTATTGTCTAATTTCATAACAAATCAAATTAAAAAGAAAAGAAGGAAAAATCAGAATTCACAATCTCAATAACAAAATATAATTCTACAATAAAAAGAACCAAGACGCAAAGAAAAAGAAGAAGACGAGAATACCAAGGACGAAGAATTTCCAGAGGTACAAGGTTATGAGGAATTGAGAATATGAGTTTTATAGATGTGAGTGTTTTATAAATTTTCAGTTTTGGTGTTCAAAGATTGAGACCCAATCAAGAGGCATTGAGCGATGAGCACTGATTGTAAAACTCAAAATGCTTGGAAAGAAAACAAAAACAAGAAGAAGATCAAGAACGCAATAAGATACATGTATGAGACTATGAGGAATTGAGAATATAAGTTTTATTTTTGTGGATTAGCCTGGCTTCTGAAACCCAAGTGCTTATTCGATGAGGATGCATCTTGCTGGTGATCCATCAAAACCGATCAACCCTAAAGGCAATCAATGCACAGAATAATATATTCTTGCTAGAACCTTCGTGCTTTTAACCCTCAACAAGAACCATCTCCTAGATCATATAATTAGCAATTTAATTAGTTACGTATGCTCTGAATTTTGATTACTTTACAGCTTCAGTCCTTGGTCTTCTCATCTTCTTTCTTTTTTGTCTTTGCGTCTTTGTTCCTTTTTTTTTCTTTTTTCTTTTTCTTTTTTGTAAACTTTTGTTTTGTTTTTGAGATTGTAAAGTCTGATTTTTCATTCTTTTCTTTTTAATTTGATTTGTTATGATAAACATAAATGTCAAGTCACTTGCCACATCATTTATTTATATGTTGGACATCATATTCACAATTGATTTGGACCCTTGAATGTTTTAAAATCTAACGGCTAGGAAATATTAAATACAAAGCCTAGCCTGGACCTTAAAAGCTTCACTAAATTAATTAAGCACTTTCATAATTACCCTTAATGAGCAAACTAAAACTAATAAAAGCTAAGGTTATTATAGTAATCAACAAAATATAATAAACAAAACAAAATAATTAAAGCATAGACATAATTGTTTAGTTTTAGTTTCAACGCAAGTCTGTACAATTGTGGTTAGTTTTTTATTAAGACACATGGTGGCGATTCCAAGGTGCTGATTGATTGTATGTGTAAATGAAAAGCTGCTATTCCTTGGTGTATTAAGTCTGTCGTTCAGGACAGTGGTGTAGCTAGAAATCTTAACTAGAAAGGTCATGATTTATACATATAACAATAAGTAAATTACAATTTAGGGTTTGATGATCTTGATCAAAATGAAGCCATGACTTGTTTTATTGTTTTAAAAATCTACTAACATAATAAAAACTTGTTGGCAGATTGAACAATCTCACGTACAATTTTTTTTATTGGTCAATGACAATCTCATCTTACATTTTTCTTTCTTTCTTTTTATGATAGAGGCTAGGGGGTCAATTTATACATTGAAATGTAATATATATGAAATCATCAACCAATTGATGCTTGTTGTCATAACCTCATAGGGGTCATTTGAACCTTCTGGTTCCAATGTAGCTACGCCCCTGGTTCAAGACATCTTATGATTGGTGTCTCAGTTCCATACTTGCTATTTTCGACATATTTATAGAGAAACAAATTTTTTTGATGATAGAATAACATCTCTAAGGTTTACTTCTTCTACTCTTGTATGGTTTTATTATTTTCCCATTTCTGTGTTCCCAGTCAGCTGGGAATATGAGTTTCTCGTGGTTTCGTTTTGTAGTACTGTATTTTTTATTTAAAAAAAAAAACCGGTAACAGATTAATAGGTATAGATAGTACACAATTTCCAGATACACTAAGAAGATAGGGCCCACAGTCTATACGAGTCCGCACCAGAATCACACAAGTCTCTCTACCTTCATTTCTTAACGGTCAAATTTCGATAAGGGGCCGCCGAGAGCAAACGAACCACCGCCATGGCCTCGTCCGCCACCGCCTTCCTCTGCAACCACGCCGCCGCACTCGCCTCACCTTGCTCTCCCGGCAGAACCAGAACCGCCACAAGAAGCCTCCGGAGGCGGAGGAGCTCTCTCAAACCAACCACCGTCGTCACCGCCAAGCTCGACCAGATGACGGCGTTGCAGTACCGGAAGCTCGGCGACTCCGACCTCAAAATCAGCGAAATCACGCTGGGCACTATGACGTTCGGTCAGCAAAACTCGGAGAAAGAAGCGCACGAAATTCTCAGCTACGCTTTCGACAACGGCATCAACATTCTCGACACCGCCGAGGCCGTGAGTGTTCTCACTTGGTTAAAGCTAGTTTGATTGTCTTCGGTTTCGATTAAACTTTGATTATAGTTTGAGTGTGTTGTTGCAGTATCCGATTCCGATGAAGAAGGAGACCCAAGGATTAACCGACCTCTACATTGCCAGCTGGCTTAAGTCTCAGCAACGCGACAAAGTAATTCAATCGCATTCATTCGTGTTAATCAGACTATTGACGCGTGTGACTGATGATTTTCATTACTGTGTTTTTTTGCTATACATGGATTAGATTGTTTTGGCAACAAAATTGTGTGGGTATTCAGAGAGGGCTAGTTATCTGCGTGACAATGCAAAGGTCGTAAGGGTAGATGCTGCCAACATTAGAGAGAGCGTAGAGAAAAGTCTCAAGAGACTTGGCACGGATTACATTGATCTATTGCAGATTCATTGGTGAGTACACTGGCCAAACCTCGCAATGTTTACAAGTTTGTACGAGTACATTCTCACCTGTTTTCTGATTCTATGGAATTTGTGTCTTTGATTTAGTACGGTGCAAGTTAAGTTACGACTAGCAAACATTTAGAATTGGAGATGTCTGTCGAACATTTTCCTACTTTACCATTTATATGCATGGCTGGAGATTACTCTACCGTTTGTATGAATTACTGGAGTTTACTATCTTGTATAGGAAGTTGAGTCCCCTGGGAAGGACCTGGTTGTTTTCTGTTTCATATAGATGCTAATCAATGGATCTTCTAAACTCATATGAGCATTTCACGCAACAAGTTTGTCCATTTTTGTATGTTGCATTCACATGAGTAAATGAAAAGTTTATTCTAATTAATGTATTGAAGCTCGTTGATTAGACATGGTAAAAACAAAGAAAGCAGCAAAGCAACACCATTTACAAAGGCTTTTAAATTGACTCATGATACGTTGAAATGATACATTGACACAGTTGCTTTTCATATTCCAGAAAAGGAATTTAAATCTGAATAAGTTCTGGTGTTTAATCCAGGCCAGATCGCTATGTGGCACTATTTGGTGAGTATTGCTATGATCCTTCCAAATGGAGGCCAAGTGTGCCATTTGTGGAGCAACTGAAGGCTCTTCAAGAAATTGTTGATGAAGGAAAGGTAATAACTATGAGCTATCCAAACCAACTTAAAAGTTTTGATTTTCTGGCATGACTATAAAGTACCTTCCACATCATGTGGAAGTTGTATAGAAATAGGTAAGCTTTCATGACCTGTTATTATATGTAAATTGAAAATAAACATTACCATCTTAGTCTATTGAGTCTCTCTCTTTAAGTCAGGTTCAGATTGGTAACTGAAAATTTACTTACCAGCCTGTCAATACAAGCTGCCAAAAACTGTGTATGAAAGTAATTGAAAACAAAATACAATAGGTCAAGTGATGAATGCTACATTAAGTACATCAGAGTGTTACAGTAGTCCAGATTTGCAACTTCTACTATTGTAGATGTGTTGAATGGTGCTGCTCACGTAACAATGCCAGCAGCTTTGAAATCAGGATGTTTCAATAGTGGACTATCTTTCAATAGTGATAATAGGAATCATGTAGGTTTGGGTTTCAATAGCGGACTCTCATTCATTGTGAATGTTGAAGTAGTCTGTGGTGTGAATTTCTTTTAGTTTCTCTTTTTTTATTATTCTGGTGTTCTGTATTTGTGTTTTCTAACTACCCACAGTAGAGAATCTGCTTTTAAGAGTTGGAATTATGGAAAATTGCTTCTTTGGTGTATCCAAAAGGAGAAACAGTGTGGCATTTTATGCTAGATTTACAATACAGATATAAATAAAATATGATAGATTGAGGGAATGAAAAGAAAATTTAAACTTTGAATTCAGTTCAGGATCTACTATGATTGTGAACTTTCAGAAGTTTGTAAATTTTATTCTTAATTAGTATGTTCTTCTCTTCTATCGAAAGTTGAAACTTATTGACCATGGACGATTCTAGAATAAGTAGAAAACCAGAAACCGTAGGAACTCATACCTTGGCCTAAATCTTGAATTTGTTTCCAAAGTTACCAGTCATAACATAAAAGGAATATCAGAATAAACAAACTTAAAAGAAATGAAAAGTGTTTGAATATAATCAATATACTACTAATAATTGTTTCAAGTTCTTTAGCTTTGCAGTTGCAAACTTGCAATTGGCTTTAGAGTTGCAGAAATGCATTCACACTATTCCAATTCTTATTTGATTCTCATCATTTTGCAATGAAAAGTGTGAACTCTCAACTCCCAAGTGTTTCATTCAAGCTATCTATATATTGCAGTCTGTAATCTTTATGTAAGGTGAAATAAAAGTCGTGAGAACTTACCAGCTTACAAGATTATGTTATGAAATATTGCTTGGTTTATGAGTGTGCCCAAGAAGCTAAACCTTGAAACTGTAATTTGGTAACCATTGTAAATAAATGGAGTTCCACATGTTTCCTAGAACTTCTGCACATGTTTCCTTGAACCTTTGACTCACATTGACTTAAAATCCTTTTCAATTGTATAGGTACGTTATATTGGTGTTTCCAATGAGACTTCATATGGAGTGATGGAGTTTGTACATACTGCTAAAGTTGAAGGGCTACCAAAGATCGTTAGTATTCAAAACAATTACAATCTGCTTGTTAGAACTCATTTTGAAAGTAAGTCGTATTCTGCTTCTAGCTGTAGATAGATAATTCAAAGCATTTCGTATGTGTTAAAATTAGTATATCAGAGACCTCACGTTAAGTTTCACAATTGAGAGGTATCTTTAAAAAGTTATTCTTGTAAGAAACCAATAGCTTCCCCTTCTCTGAGTTTGTTTTCCTAGAATTAAGATTCTACTCATGCAAATATACACTCATATTGGATGCTTAACTTTTTCGTTTGCTAAGAACTATCTCATTGATCTATATTCTCTATATATTATACCTTAAGGTACTATGATCAGGGGACTGCATGTGTATCTAATCTGTTTCTTCTAGTGGTGAGCTGGTTTTGTGGTGGAAATTAGTTGAACCAAGCAAACTATTTATCCAAGCATTCTCTGAAACTTTTTGAAAATTTCAAAGCACTGAGCAACTTTTCCTAAAATACGCCTAACACACCTAACCCCTTTCGTGATAATCTTTAATTACACTTGCAAGTTTCTTTTCAAATTTTATATGGTTTTTATTTCAATATAGCCCTCAAAGCCCAGCTCATGACTGAGATCTCAAAGCCCAGCTCATGACTGAGATCTGTGATGCTTGCTTTCCATTTCATTTCACGAAGATCTGTCATGCAGTTTGCACATTGTATATCAGGCATAAATCCCACTGCCCTCTGATATACGAAAAATAGATTTTGGATAATGGTGGAGACTTCCATGAATGTATCATACATAATGAAGTGTGTTAATCACTCATTTCTGTCATGTATGTACATAACCATGAAGTTCCAACATGATTTTGACTTTTGTTGTCTTGTCTACCTACTAAGATTTACAAGTCCTTGCAGAGCCTAGATAGGATCTTTTTAGTTTAATTATTTCTGTCGTTTATTTGATGGATGCAACCTGCAGTTCCGCCTTGTCTTATGTGTTGAGGGAGATGGTTATGATGCTGTGCATACCTTTCCCTCCCAGTTTTTCTAGTGCCAGTCTCTGACTTCAAAGTGTTTTCAATTTATCACTTTGTTTTTTGGCAGTTGATCTTGTTGAAGTTTGCCTCCCACAACATCACAACATCGGGTTACTAGCTTATTCTCCACTTGCTGCTGGAGCTCTGACCGGAAAGTACATTGATAGCAATTCTGATGCTGCAAGAAAAGGGAGGTTGAACCTCTTCCCAGGGTACATGGAAAGATATAACAAATCCATTGCCAGGGTATGTTAAAAACGGACTTGCCTTAATAATAATAATAAAATTAAAAACCATGTAAACTGGATGACATTTGTTGCGCCATTAGTTATTAACAGTCTCTAGAAACTATTGACATGTTTGATGTGGGGCTTATTCATTCTGTCACATTTGGTAATGGAGCTGCATGATGGCACAGGTTGATTAAGATATGGTTAACCAAATTTAAGGCCCTAGTGTATTTTTACTTTTTTACCACCCACAAGAAGGCTATAAAAAACCATTTCTGGAGTTTGCTTTACTTCATTTAGTTTTTTTTTTTTTTTTTNTTTTTTTTTGTATGAGTAGTTACATAAAGCTGTGAATAGAGCTTGCTAAGAACACAGTATCCAGTAAGCTTGTTGATTGCTTATTTCATTTTTGTATTCAGGAAGCAACAATTAAGTATATGGAAGTAGCAAAGAAACACGGGCTAACTCCGGTTCAGCTTGCACTTGGATTTGCACGGGATCGTCCATTTGTGACTAGTTCTATCATTGGGGCAACTTCTGTCGATCAACTGAAGGAGGACATCGATGCTTTTCTGTCGACCGAGAGACCTTTCCCACCAGAACTGATGGCTGATATTGAAGATGTATACAAGAGATACAGAGATCCTACCCTTTTTTGAAACTAGTGTAATTATCATTTATTTTTAGTTTTATATGTTGATCAAAGGTCAAGGATATTGATCTCCCTTGTTCCACCAGGGGAACTTTTGATGTTCCATCAGCAACTAGCATTGAGTTAACAAAGATTCATCCTCCCAGTCAGGACTCTAGTGTATCCTTTATCAATTCTTGCTATTTACTTTTCTGTTTTGCATGTGAATTTTGTTGGAACACTTTGTCACACTAATACAAAAAATAGCTTTAAGGACATTGCAGAAACGGCCTCAAAACTTAGGAGGACGGTCGGAAAAAAAAAAAAAAAAAAAAAAAACAATCAATTGTAAGTTACTTATGAGGACGTTGGCCTCTAATGTCAATAAGGACGCTTGAAAACGTCCTTTAATCTTACGAGACCTAAAATAAAACTCCTCTAATGTCTATCATGAGGACATCAGAAAAGTGTTACCGATCTATTGTCTACAGGGACGCCAAAAACTTCCTCATGCATATTAGGACAATGGGACACTCGAAGAGCGTCCTTCAATCTTAATTAAGAGTCATCTAAGGTATAACAAAACAAATGAAGTGTGTGAATAATGAATAGGTGAACTTAAATCTTTAGTTAAGTAATTCAATTGTTGTATAGATATCTTGTGAAGCAAGAAGGCAACAAGGTCGCTCATTGCTTAGCAAAATAAGCTTTGAAAATTATTCAGGCTTTACTTTGTTTACAATTAATTATGGTCTGCTTGGCTCCGCCAATATCTCAGTATGGACTTTGAAGTCTAAAGTGGTCAATGTTTGTCCGCTATCTTCTTTCTCATGGTAAATGTTATGATTAATGAAGTCCTCTTAATTGCATAAAAAAAAATATAAAAAATTAAAAAAAAAAAAAAAAAAAACACCTTGCCCACCATTTTTTCTATCATAGAAAGGATGAGAGCTTTGTGACTGCACGCTTAAAGTGCAATTTGACACTTACCTATTAGATTATGGGTGAATGATCACAAATTAGTGCCCTCTGGAAATAATATAGTTACATATGTATAGGCCTAAGCTCAATACCTTCCACAATGAGGCCGCTCTTTAGGTTACTAACTTCTGTAATACTGCACTCTACAACATCATGATAATTTCCTTGTTCATTGAAGAATTGACCCATCTCAATCTCCATCCACCCATCTCCTCTGTGTCGAGCTCGCTGAGGCATAGGGTCTAGGATCACTCTGTGCAGCTTCACAACTGTACGTTGTCGATAACTGATGCGCAACACAAGAGGTGTTCTCGCCAACCCCGATCTTACTTCTGAGAGCTGATACACAAGGTAAGCTGTATAGATTGTTCCTGGGGATAAGTTGCTAGTCGATATGCAAGCCTTGATGTCAAGCCACCATACAAGTTTGAGCCTAGCCACTTCAGAGAACCTGTATATATATGCATGTATCCATCAAAACTACTAAATTAGAACACAGACAATCAAAACCACAAGTTGCTCTAGCTTGGTACTATTACAATATAATTCATACACAGGAAGTATATATGGCTATATGAACCTGGAGTGTGGTAGAGTCATCCATTGCCAGTAAGCGGGTGTATCCGCCCATGCAATTACAAGCCCTCTTGCGCCTACCATATAACATATCTTGCCGCTCTGCTTATCTAGTGCAAAGCTCTGCAGCAAAGAGTACGTCAAGGATCAATATTTCATGTAACCTTTAGCTAGATGTGGTTTTTGAGTCAAAGTTGTTAATTTTTCAGTTAAATTGACCGGTGATTCCATTTCCTTTGAGTTTGCTAGTGACTAGCCTCTACCCGAGATTGATCTGCCTCTTTAACCTCTCCCCTCCATTTCCTACTTAATTAACAAGATTTCACAGGATTCGTAACACCCAAAACTAAATCATCTAAGTATTTGATGAAATTAGTTGATAGCCCCAATCTAAATCAATAGGTAGGAGTTGGAAACTCAAGGAAGTATTCAATCTAAACAGTCAAAACTGAAGAAGCATAAGCGAGTGTAAAGGTGAGTGAGAGTGAATTGGTTACCGTGTGGCCATCGCCTATGATGATGGGGTGAGTGCAGAGATGGAAGTAGAGAGCCTTCCTGGGCATGGAAATCAAAGACGAGGAGGATGAAGACTCGGAAATGATACGCTTAAATTCGGAAGGAAGAAGCTTCTCCCAGACAAAATCAGAATCGGCAGCATTCCTGAAGAGACAAGACACAGCAGATGATCTGCAGGCATCACGAGGTGACGTCAAGGATAGGATGTGGGAGACGCATTCCACAGGCAGCCTCTTCATTTCTGATCTTCTTGAATCTCTTCTGACTTGTCTATCAAATATCTAACAAGAATTGATTAGTCTTCTCAAAATGGACCGTATCCCGGAAATATGCGTATGTGAATATGGAAGCCCTTCTGATAAAGACTTAGTCATCGGCTTATCTCACATTTCGATCTTATATATATATCTTGACTGTTCAGTTTATAGGTATTTATGAGTAGATTATTTTTTCAAATTTTCAGCTATATTGAAAATTGTTAAGACATTCATAAGTGTGATTTATCAATTATGAACTTGAACGGTTCATATTTGACAGATTTGGTTCGTCTATTAATTTGATCTAGTTTGTCATCTTAACAAACACCAATTTGAGTAAAATTTGTATAAATGATCTACTCATATAAACCTAAAAACTGAACGGATAAGATGTCAAAATGTGATCGAAAATTTGGTCTATTAAACCATAAACCGAAAAGTCTTCACTAAGTCTTCAACTTAAGAGTCCTCGTTAGAAGGACTCCCATGTGAATATTAACTACGTTATTTTGTAATGTACATGGATACGAGGGGCAAACAGAACATGGGGTGATTAGCTTGATTTCATCAATTCTATGATTTTGTAATGTTCTGGGTCGTATGCATGATCTTACAGCATGGGGTGATTTCATTGTTCTAGCAATCAAAATTCTTGGGTGCTGCTAAATTATTTTGGAAAATAATTTTATCCTGAGGTGGTGTAATAAGGTTAATAGTCATGATAATTAAAATAATAACAATAAATACTATAAAATTCAATGCCCTTGTACTAAGTGGTTTAACCACGTTGTTCGTTCCGGTAAAATCTATAATAACATTTGAGTTTTATCATTCAAAACATTAAGCACCGACATGGAGGTGAAGAAACGTGGAGTATATACGAGCAAGATTTGATTGGACCGAAAAGATGATTCCAACTTCCAAGCAAATTTATCATTTTAATATGATATGATATACAGAAAAGTTGTCATTGTTAAACAATGCATTTTATCTCGAGTAAACCAGTAAAAAAACAGAAGAAAGTGGGTTTCGCTGGGTGTGAGAAACAGAGAGTGGGTTTTGCTGGGTTTAATAGAAAAAAGGTATTATTGGAAAGTTGCTGAGACCTCTTCCTGTGCGGCGTCCTATAAGTAATTCTCAAATCTCAGTAATCCTTCGTCTTCTTGTTTTTCTCTCCTATCTCTCAATTCCCATCTCCCAATTCAGATGAAAAATGGAGCCAATCAAATCAAGCAATATCCCCGTTACCAATTTTTATAAATAGTCTAGAAATTTCTCTATCGTCTTTCTGATTGTGTGTCAATCTCCGTCTCTCAACCTCTCAATCTCGTTTTTGCTGGTTCACAAATCACTGACGCTGTTCAATTCTCGTTGTCAATTTAGATTTTGGAATTTTGGCGATAACCCAACTGGTATGTCTCTTTTTCTTTTTTGTTTTCACCAACTAATGGAGATGCTGATTTTAGTTGTAATTGAGGATTATTTCTGATTTTGATTTTGGGTTTAGGGTTTATCTGCTATTATCACAACTCAAATCACAGGTTGAGGTTACTGTATACAAATATGCAGTTGTGATTCTGTATCATATGTGACACATATTCTTACTTTGAGATTTTGGTTATGGAAATATTTACCAATGTAGATCCACTGTAGTGCGAACTGAAACCACTGAGGACTTTAGTCAAACAGTTCAATTACTCAATATGCAATAACTGGAGCTGGTTAAGATTGTAAAGCTGTAAAAGACCAACAAAACCATCTAGGATAAAGACTACAATGTTTTGCCAATGCTAAATAATTGCTGCTGTAAGTTTCTAGAGCTTAAAAGCGGAGAGGAAATCGTGTTAAGCTTTTGTCATTATCCATACATTCAACTCTTTAGCATGTCAAGGATTAGGTGTGCTCGGATGGGTATGCTTTATGGGTACCTTATGTTGAAGCTTTTTTTGCTTCCATTGGAATTTTAATGTAATATTCAGCATTTTGGCCAACTTATTGAAATTTGTTTCTTAACAGGTTTTCACTTGCCATTGCACATGGAGACTTCAGAAGCACAGTATGCTGAATTTGAGGAGAAGATCAAAAGAACTGTTTACCTTGACAACCTCTCACCACAGGTCAATGAATCGATTGTGACACAAGCTCTGGATCAGTTTGGGAATGTGAAAAGTGTTCGGTTTATTCCAAATTACCTGGAATCAAAGAACATCCCCCAGTGTGCATTGATTGAGATGGAGAACCAAACACAGGTCAATGCGGTTATCTCAGATATAACGCAGAAGCCTTTCATGATTGGGGGGATGCCAAGGCCTGTGAGGGCACGTAAGGCTAAAATGGAGATGTTTGATGATCGTCCTGTAAAGCCTGGTAGAACGATACAGTGCCGTTGGGTGGAGCCAAATGATCCTGATTTTGAGGTGGCAAAGAAACTGAAGGAGCTTGCTAAAATTCATGCTGTGGAAGCTGAATATGTACTCAAGAAACAACTGGAGGATGAAGAGAAACTTGAAAAGCAGCACGAAGAATCCCTCAAAGCAGCACATAAGAAGTATAAAATGGTAGATAGTGTCATAGCTGATGGAACTATAAGGCAATTGTCTCGAGGTTACCATCTTAATGTTGGAGATGACTGAGTTCGAGTGTAATGATGTAGTTTCTGAATTTTGTCTCCTGTTAGGTCTGGTACCTTGGTTTTGGGTTCTGCAGATGAATCAATTCAGAGACTCGGATATTGAACTGTAAACCACATATAGACATAAACACATTGCATCATGTTTCAGCAAAAACAAGAACATATAAACATATATAAGAATTAGAAGCACCAACCTTGGTTATTCATGTTCAAAGCCATCAAGCTGGAGCAGAGGAAGTCTTCTGTGTAATTCTCCAGATTGTCTTTTCACAGTGAGTATGAAAAACTTACAGGCGTAGTATGAGCTTACACAGGGACCCCTTTATATATTGACAAGTTCATTTAGAATCTCATCTCACAAGGCAACTCTAATAAACCAATCAATTACCTTATGTGATAACTATAACATATATTCTATGTTATCTCAAACTCCTTGTATTTATCTAATCAGATTACTAAGATAAATATCCAAGTTAAGTATTATCGATTAACCTCATTTACTTATTTCACAAGATGTTTATATATGTTGGACTCTCATGTGTTAATCTTGAGTCCACATTAGATATAACTCTAACATCGGAGGCAGTGACCTTTTTATTAGGTGTATGCCTTTACTTTGGTTTTCGGCTTGTCTGATTCAACCACTCATGTACGGCTGAAACCTAAGCCTTTTCAAACCATTCTGGTTAATTGACCAGTTATCAAAAACAAGAACTTTGGTGAAAAGGAGGCAACAAATCTTGTTTTAGCTTCATTTACAACAGTGTGAAAGTAAAATTAAAAATGTAGTGTTACATATTTCAATAGTCAGCAGACAAATAGTACAAAGCTGAGCAATGGTTATGGTCTCCGTCCAATGCCATACGTGTAGTCGGAATCACATATGCTATAACACCGGAAATCGCTATCGACAAACTGACATTCAATCCTTCCGGTGCAATTGATCCAGCATTTGCACAAATAATAATAATAGTATAATACAAATGGTACCTATTAGGGTGTACAAAATTGAGATCAACACCATTTTCCCTTCCCATCCATCACTACTTTATCTTTCTTTTTTTTTGGTCGATACTACTTTATCTTTCTAAAAAAAAAGTTAAAATAAAAATTAAGAATGAAGTGGCACATTTTTTGTGATATTTAATTTGAAAAGTTGTTTAATTGGTTAAGTGGACGTGGAGGAAGAGAAAGAGTCGCGCCAATATCTCAACTCCTTTTCTTTTGAGCTTCAAACTCCCCTAAACATGTGTGAGATCCCTTCTCTTACTGCCCTCTCATTTCCACTCTTCTCTGATTCTCTCCCTCTCTCTCTGACTCTCTCTGGGGTCAATTTGCAAGACCCAATTCCCAGAAACTTGACATCTTCTGCAAAAAAGGGGAATTCATCAACTTTCAATTATCGATTTTCGAAGCTGTTTGGTGGGGAATTGTTGGTTTCCGAAGGAGGTTGGTAATGTGCATGTTGTTGTGTTGTTTGGTTGATTAGAAGGATAACTAGGAATTTTGATGAGAGCCAAAGTAGAAGAAAACATATGCAATATCTATGAAGAAGAGTGGTGAAGGGAAGTCGCCGATGCAGTTATCGGTCGAGTTTGCTTCTTCTTTGGTTCAGATGGAATGGCAGATCCTTCTATCTTTGGGAAAATCGAGCGTGATTATGAGCAAGTCAGTATTCCCTTCCCATCCATCACTGCTTTCTCTTCTTTTCCTTACAATTTTCAGTGTTGTTTGTCTCGCAAACTAGGCAATTTTGGGGT
This genomic interval carries:
- the LOC101301959 gene encoding protein tas-like; amino-acid sequence: MASSATAFLCNHAAALASPCSPGRTRTATRSLRRRRSSLKPTTVVTAKLDQMTALQYRKLGDSDLKISEITLGTMTFGQQNSEKEAHEILSYAFDNGINILDTAEAYPIPMKKETQGLTDLYIASWLKSQQRDKIVLATKLCGYSERASYLRDNAKVVRVDAANIRESVEKSLKRLGTDYIDLLQIHWPDRYVALFGEYCYDPSKWRPSVPFVEQLKALQEIVDEGKVRYIGVSNETSYGVMEFVHTAKVEGLPKIVSIQNNYNLLVRTHFEIDLVEVCLPQHHNIGLLAYSPLAAGALTGKYIDSNSDAARKGRLNLFPGYMERYNKSIAREATIKYMEVAKKHGLTPVQLALGFARDRPFVTSSIIGATSVDQLKEDIDAFLSTERPFPPELMADIEDVYKRYRDPTLF
- the LOC101294065 gene encoding putative F-box protein PP2-B12-like, whose amino-acid sequence is MKRLPVECVSHILSLTSPRDACRSSAVSCLFRNAADSDFVWEKLLPSEFKRIISESSSSSSLISMPRKALYFHLCTHPIIIGDGHTSFALDKQSGKICYMVGARGLVIAWADTPAYWQWMTLPHSRFSEVARLKLVWWLDIKACISTSNLSPGTIYTAYLVYQLSEVRSGLARTPLVLRISYRQRTVVKLHRVILDPMPQRARHRGDGWMEIEMGQFFNEQGNYHDVVECSITEVSNLKSGLIVEGIELRPIHM
- the LOC101302253 gene encoding uncharacterized protein LOC101302253 encodes the protein METSEAQYAEFEEKIKRTVYLDNLSPQVNESIVTQALDQFGNVKSVRFIPNYLESKNIPQCALIEMENQTQVNAVISDITQKPFMIGGMPRPVRARKAKMEMFDDRPVKPGRTIQCRWVEPNDPDFEVAKKLKELAKIHAVEAEYVLKKQLEDEEKLEKQHEESLKAAHKKYKMVDSVIADGTIRQLSRGYHLNVGDD